GACAGCAAAAGCAAAACTTGCAGCTGCAAGGATCTATGTATCCTGTCAGAACCTGGCCACCTTTACTAAATACACCGGCTTCGATCCGGAAGTAACGGCCAACGGTATCGACCTGAACGTTTACCCGGTTACCAGAACGCTGAGCGCCGGTGTTAATCTTACTTTCTAAAAATCCAATAACAGATGATGAAGTACTCCTTATATTTTCGTTTGTTCCTGGCAGTAGCAGTGATGAGTGGTTGTTCCAAATACCTCGATAAAACACCGCCGGACAAAATCAATTCTGAAAATTACTGGCAAACCGCCAACGATGCCGTAGCTGGTATCAACGGCGCTTATCAGCCGCTGCAATGGCCCAAGTTGTATAATCTTCGTATGTGGACTACCGATATATGGGCTGGCAACAGCATTACTGGTGCAGGTGGTGGAACAGACGGTATTGAAACACAGGATATCTCCAATTTTGTAACGGCTACTGATAATGCAGCAGCATTGGATATCTGGCGGGGGCCCGCTCCGGGCATTCTGAGATGCAATATGGTACTACAGAAGGTACCGGCTATACAAATGGATGAAAACCTGAAGAACAGGGTCTTGGGAGAAGCCCATTTTCTGAGGGCCAATTATTACTTCATCCTGGTGAGATTATTTGGTGATGTGCCACTGCTCACACAGCCGCAGACTCCGCAGGATGACCTGCGTCCGGTACGTACTTCCAAAGACAAAGTATATGAACTTATCGTACAGGATCTGACCAGTGCCATTGCGCTTTTGCCTGCCCGCGAAAGTTACACCGGCGCCGATATTGGCCGGGCTTCAAAAGGCGCTGCGGCCGGCCTTCTGGCGAAAGTATACCTGACAATGGGTAACTATCAGAAAACAGCGGAACTATGCCAGCAGGTAACAACCCTGGGATATACGCTGAATAAAAACTACAGCGATAATTTCAATCCGCAGACCAAGAACTCCCTGGAATCCCTGTTCGAAGTACAATACTATGGTAAAACCAATTACAGCTTCTGGGATAATGAAAACCAGGCCTCCTGGGTCAGTACCTTTATGGGGCCACGCAACTCAAACATGGTAGCAGGCGCCTATGGCTGGAATCAGCCAACACAGGAGTTTGTGAGTGCCTATGAACCGGACGATAAACGTAAGAATCAAACAGTATTATACAACGGATGTCCTGATTTCGACGGTATGAAATACAATGCCACCTGGTCGGTTACAGGATATAACGTGCGGAAATTCCTCGTATCGAAATCTGTCTCTGTTGATTATAATACCAATCCTGCTAATTGGGTGGTGTTGCGTTATGCAGATGTATTACTGATGCAGGCGGAAGCGCTCAACGAGCTGGGGCAGACGGCTGCTGCAGAAACACCGCTGAATGCTGTAAGGGCCCGGGCAGGCTTACCGGAAGTACATGGTTTGCCAAAAGATGCTTTCCGTGAAAAAGTATTGCATGAAAGACGTATGGAGCTGGCCTTTGAAGGAGAACGCTGGTTCGATCTGGTGAGGGTGAAGCAGGGGCAGTATGGCCTCGATTTCCTCCATGCCATCGGCAAAGTAAATGCCACTTCCAAACATCTGCTGCTACCTATTCCCCAGAAGGAAAGGGATGCCAATCCGAACCTGACACAAAATCCCGGTTACTGATCAGTTTAAAACTACGTTATGAAATTTATCCTACAAGGATTGCTGCTGGTAATATTGTTCAGCGCCTGTAAAAAATATAATGAAACAGAGCTGAATAAAGGAGATAGCCCGCTGCAACTCACTGCTACTAAAAGCAAGGTAACACTGCAACAAAAAAACGATGGGGCAGAAGCTATCGTTTTCAACTGGACCGCAGGTTCCAATAAAGGCACCAATGCAGCGATTGCCTATACATTACTGCTCGATAAACAGGGGAATCATTTCAGCAAAGCAGTAACCCAGGATATGGGCAAAGCTGCTTATTCACGCAAATACACAGTAGCGGAGTTGAATAACCTGCTGCTGCAGCAATTGGGTTTCACAGCCGATTCCACCGGCACCCTGGAAGCTAAAATCATAGCTACGGTATCCGGCAGTAACCATGCGACCGATACTACGCAGGTGTTGAGTATCCAGCTAATACCCTACAAAGCAGTATCTACTACATTGTATCTGATCGGCGATGCTGCACCCAATGGCTGGAGCGCCGATAAAGCAACTCCGCTTATCGCCGACCCAAACGAAGCCGGACGCTTTACCTGGAAAGGCAATCTTACCGCAGGCGAATTGAAATTCATCACCACGCCGGGTAAATTCGCACCTTCTTATAACAAGGGTAGTGATGATGCACACCTGTTTTACAGAACTGCCGACAACCAGCCGGACGATAAATTCAAAATAACAGCATCAGGTGTATATACTATCTCGCTGAGTTTACTGGATATGACTATCAGTATCTCCATTACCGATGCTCCGCCTTACGCCCGTCTATGGATGCTGGGTGATGCGGTACCCACTGGCTGGGATATAGGGGCGCCTTCGCCAATGAGGGTCGATTCCTCAAATCTGTGGGTGTTCTCCTATAATGAAGTGCTGAAAGCCGGCGAATTTAAGATACCAGTGGCTACCGGCAACTTTGCAACAGATTATTACATGCCGCTCACCAATCATCCGGCACTGACTTCCACCAGCGTGCAGCTGGTGAAAAATGGCACGCCGGATAACAAGTGGCAGATCACCAATCCGGGACCTTATAAGATCAAACTCGATATACAGAACAATACTATCAGCGTCAGGCCCTTTACTCCGTACAAAAAGATCTGGATGGTTGGGGATGCTACACCGGTAGGCTGGAATATCAACAGCCCGCAGGAAATGACACCGGATGCATCCAATCCGTATGTGTTTTCCTACAGCGGACCAATGAACACCGGCGAATTCAAATTCCCGCTGTCGACCGGCGATTGGGGCTGCGATTACTTTATGCCAGTACTGAATGGGGCCGGCCCCGGCAGTACACAAATGAAATTTGTACCATCCGGCAGCCCGGATTTCAAATGGAAAATCACTCAGGCAGGTAACTACAAGATCGTCATCAACCAGCTGTACGAAACCATCTCCATTCAAAAGTTGTAACGAAAATGAAAAGAATTAAAATGACAAGTATATTCCTGTGTGCATTCCTGGCATTTTCTTCCTGTGAGAAAAGCAATCCGGTAAATGATCCCGTAACATACGGCGCATCTTATGTACTCACTATTCATACTGATAAAGCAGTATATAAGCCTGGCGATGAAATAAATTTCACACTGAGCCAACCACTCGCCGGTAATATCAAAATCCGCTACAGGCACGGCGCTGAAACCATTAAGGAGGAAACCCTCAATGGAACTACATGGCGTTGGACAGCCCCCGCTGCGGATTTTAAAGGATATATGATCGATTTATATGAGATCACGGACGGCAGGGAAAAGATCCACACCAGTGTTGCTGTGGATGTATCGTCCGATTGGTCCCGCTTTCCACGTTATGGCTTTGTTGCTTCTTTCGGTAAAATGAGCACTGCCGATATAGGCAAAGTCATCAAAAACCTGAACAGGCATCATATCAACGGTGTACAATTCCAGGACTGGCATTACAAGCATCACATGCCACTGGCCGGAACACCGGAAGCACCGTTGAGCCTGTACAAGGACATTGCGAACAGGGACACGTATGCATCTACCATTAAAAATTATATAGACGCTATTCATGGATATAACATGAAAGCTATCTTCTATAACCTGGCCTATGGAGCCCTGAGCGATGGCGGCTCCGATGGGGTAGGAGAAGAATGGTATGCTTTCAAAGACAAAAATCATACAACGAAGGACGTACTGAATCTTCCCAGGCCCATGTTCAAAAGTGATATTTATATCCTCAATCCGGCCAACACCCAATGGCAGCAATACATTGCGAAACGTAATAAGGATGTATACGCTGCCTACGCTTTTGATGGCTACCAGATAGACCAGCTGGGCAATCGCGGTACACTGTACGATTACAGTGGTAACAATCTTGATATGGCTGGTACCTTCAAACCATTTATCGACGCTATGAAAATAGCCGCGCCGGACAAACGGCTCGTGATGAACGCTGTAACACAATACGGCGGGCAGCCGATTGCACAATCGCCCGTAGATTTCCTGTACTCCGAAGTATGGACACCGAATGAAAGTTTTAAGGATCTGGCAGGAATTATACAGGATAATGACCGCTGGAGTAATAATACTAAGAAGACGGTACTGGCAGCGTATATGAACTATAATGTGGCCGATGGTAAAGGCTTCTTCAACACACCCGGCGTATTGTTGATGGATGCAGTGACGTTTGCATTTGGCGCTTCACACCTCGAACTGGGAGAACATATGCTTGGAAAGGAGTACTTCCCCAACGATAACCTGGAAATGAAAGATGATCTAAAACAGGCTATGGTAAGGTATTACGACTTCCTGGTTGCCTACGAGAATCTCCTCCGGGACGGTGGTGCCTTCAATAATCCTGTGGTAAGCTGCACCAATGGTAAACTGGCCGTTAACGCCTGGCCTCCGGCTTCCGGTCAGGTGGCGGTGATAGGCAGGGAGGTCAGCAACAGTCAGGTACTGCACCTGGTGAATTTCACCAATGCGAATTCTCTTAACTGGAGAGATGCTGATGGAACACAACCTGCGCCTGCTGTCATCAGCAACGCAGATCTGGATGTGACAGTGAATAAACCTGTGGCAAAAGTATGGATTGCTTCTCCTGACAATGGTTTCGGAGTAGCCACATCACTCCCGTTCAGGCAAACCGGTAACACCGTTTCGTTTACACTACCCTCTCTGCAATACTGGGATATGGTGGTGGTCACTTATAAATAATTATCAATGAAAGGAATTTGTAAAGCTACGCTGGCAGCCTTGTTGCTGCCAGCAATAACGGTTTGTGCCCAATCGCCGGTATGGAGGTCTGCCGCTTACACCGTTTATGCCGATAGTATCGTACAAGGAAACAGGTATGTGGCAAAGGCAATATCTGACCATGAATTAACATCAGACTATCAGAGCCCCGCCAATCTTTTTCAATCGGCTTTGTTATCGTTCAAATTCAGCATCAATGGAAAGGACAATGAAATGCCTTCCGGCATGGATCATCATTTCAACTGTATTACGGAAAACGGAAAAGCAATAACGCCGCTGATCAAATTCGGTACGCTCCTTTCAGCTAAAGAAACCCCTGGTGCATTTCTGGCGCCCAATACAGAGCTCCTCATCCGGGTGGATATGCGCGAAGTGCTAAAAGCATTCAAAGATCAGGGATATTACACCGCCTTTAATGGCACGAAAATTTATAAGGATGATTTCAAAGGCCTCTTTGTAGCTGGCGGAGCTGCGCCACTGATATGGGATTTCGATAACCTGGTCAATCATCCTGAACTGGAGTTGAAAGATCCCGACGGCGATGGGATCTATGAAACCACGCTTATCATGAATCGCTTTGATCCCGGTAAACATACTGCCTCTCACTGGAAGCTGACTAAAGATATCAGCGCTTTTCCGCAATACCATTCCGGCTTTCCGGTAAGTAATGCACTGTATAACCTGTCGCTCGAGGAAATGCTTAACGCCGTAGAAAAAGACAGTACTTTCCGTACCGGCAGGGAATGGGCGGGCGTATGGACGCGCGACATCAGTTACAGCATTATCCTGTCAATGGCCTATCTGCAGCCGCAGGTAGCACGTTACAGTCTTATGAAAAAAGTAAACGCCCGCCGGCGAATCATACAGGATACCGGTACAGGCGGCGCATGGCCGGTATCTACGGACCGTATCGTATGGGCCCTGGCAGCCTGGGAAGTGTACAAGGTAACGGGCGACAGGCAATGGTTGAGTGATGCCTATACAATTATTCGTAACACATTGGAAGATGATTACCAGACTGCATATGACCCGGCTACCGGGCTGGTGAGAGGTGAATCATCGTTCCTCGATTGGCGCGAACAAACCTATCCACGCTGGATGCAACCCGCCGATATTTACGGCTCTCTGAACCTCGGCACTAATGCGGTGCATGCTGAAGCCAACAGCGTACTGAGCCGCATGGCGGCATTATTGGGCAAACCGGAGGGCGCCGCCAGGTATCAGGCAGTGGCGGAACAGATCCGTAAAGCCATCAACCGGCATTTTTGGTTGCCGGAAAAGAAATATTATGCACAATATCTTTATGGGAGATATCAAAAAATGATATCTCCCCGTTCAGAAGCGCTGGGAGAGGCACTCTGTGTGTTATTTGATATTGCAGATAATCAAAGACAGCAGGAAGTAGTGGATAATATCCCTGTAATGGATTTCGGTATTCCGTGTATATATCCGCAGATCCCGAATATTCCACCCTATCATAACGATGCCGTGTGGCCTTTTGTAGCTTCTTTCTGTACCTGGGCCGGCGCTAAAACCGGTAATGAGGCAGCGGTAATGGAAGGCATCAGCGCTATTTACCGGCCCGCCGCAATGTTCCTCACCAATAAAGAAAATTTTGTCGCATCCGATGGAGATTTTACCGGTACGCAAATCAATTCCAGTAATATGTTATGGAGCCTTGCAGGCAATATTAGCCTGGTGCATAAAGTACTGTTCGGTATTCATTTTGGCGAACAGCAACTGGAGTTCCATCCATTTGTACCTGCAGCCTATAGCGGTAATCGGCAATTGACAGGTTTCAGATACCGCCAGGCTGTGCTGGATATTGAAATGAACGGGTATGGAAATGTTGTAAAGGAATTTTATGTAGATGGAAAACAAACGGCCTCCCATCATATCCCTGCAGTGATGCAGGGCGCTCATCACGTGAGGATAGTATTGGGAAATACCTTTACCGGCAACGCTGCTGTTAATAAAGTACCGGAACTCATTGCTCCGGCTACACCACAGGCCGGCTACCAGGACGGATGGCTGAAATGGCCGCGTGTAAAAGATGTTGATACCTATCAGGTGTGGAAAAATGGAAAGCTCCTGGCACAAACGAAAGACACCGGGCTGGCCGTAGCTGCTAAAGGTTTCGCGGAATACTGCATTGTAGCGAAAAATGCAGCCGGTGTACCATCGTTCGCATCACAGCCGGTATTAGTGGCAGACAGTGCGAGGGTGCTGCTCGCAGAAGCGGAAACAATGGCCGGTTGTTCCCTGCTTTCGTACAAGGGATTTTCCGGTAGCGGTTTTGTTGAAATCAGCACAGACCTGAACCGGATCCTGAAAATACCGGTAATGGTGCCTGCCACAGGAAAGTACCTGCTCGACCTGCGCTATGCCAACGGAAACGGCCCGGTTAATACAGAAAATAAATGCGCCATACGCACCCTGATGGAAGGCAGCAAGGTACTGGGGAAAATTGTAATGCCACAGCGGGGAAAAGGAGAGTGGTCTGACTGGGGATTTAGCAACTCACAGGAAATATACCTGACTGAAGGAAAACATATCATCACCCTGGCATTGCAGGAAGCGGACATGAATATGAACGGAGAAACGAACCAGGCAATGGTGGATTATGTAAGGCTAATCAGGATAAACGACTGGCAATTTTAACGAAATATATAAGTTCCGAAAAGTTCACCATAGAAAGAAAGACCCATTTATGATCTTTGTAACCTGATTTCTGAGCACTATACACACAGGTATCTGGGTAGGATAACATATGTGGGCTGTAATGATGCAGAAGTCCTTAAGATGATTGATTAATGGATAATTGTGATTTTGTATAAAATTCAATTATCCATTTTTCTGTCTTGTAAGCATTAAAGATACACCTGCTGTTGATACACACATAAACAGTTATTCTAAACTTTAATGATATGAATCCATTCCAACCCGTTTTCGATAAACAAAAAGAGTTTTTCTATACAGATACCACCAAAGGATATGAGTGGCGGATGCAGCAGTTGAATAACATGGAAGCATTGCTGAAGGAAAACCAGGATGCATTTTGTGAGGCCCTGAAAACAGATTTTGGTAAGCCGCCCTTCGAACAGTTATTTGAAATCACGGTGCCTTTGGGCGTGATAAAATACTATAAAGAAAATCTGGAAAAGCTGATGGCGCCGGAACCGGTGGAGATCCCGAAAGGGTTGGAAGAAACCGGAAACAGGGGCGTTATCTATAAAGAACCTTACGGTGTTACGCTGGTGATTGGTCCTTTCAATGCACCGGTGCTGCTGTTGCTGGATCCTGCCATTGCAGCACTGGCAGCGGGGAATACGGTGATCCTGAAACCGGCCAATACAACCCCCGCTGTAGCCGGTCTTTTTGAAAAACTGATCCCGCAGTATTTCCAGCCCGAGGCCGTCAGCGCGGTAGTAGGAGGGCGTGAGCAGATCACCGCCCTGCTGGAATTGCCGTTCGATTTCATCTTCTTTACCGGCAGCTCCGGTGTAGGCAAAGTGGTGATGCGGGCAGCTGCGGAAAACCTGACACCGGTGGTGCTGGAACTGGGCGGCCAGAATCCTACGGTGGTCGACGAAACAGCCAACCTCGATATTGCTGTTGACCGTATCGCCTGGGGCCACAACGCCATTTCAGGGCAATGGTGCATAGCGCCCGGCTATGTGTATGTACACGAAAGCATCGCCGCTGAATTCATCGAAAAGCTAAAGGCCTCTATCCGGAAAATGTATGGCGACGATCCGCAGCAAAGCCCCGATCTGGCCCGAATGATCAGTGAACACGATGCAGAACGCGTTGCCTCTTACATCATCCCCGGGAAAGTAGTGATCGGCGGCCGTTACGATGTAAAAGCCCGGTATGTGGAGCCTACTGTATTGTATCCAAGCTCCTGGGACGATCCGGCATTACAGCAGGAAATTTTCGGCCCCGTACTGCCGGTGATGGTGTACACCGATCTGAAGGAAATTGCCACCATCATCAAACGTAAACCTAAATCACTCGCAGCTTATATCTTCAGCAAGAAAAAGGAAAACATCGACTACTTCCTCAACGCAGTTTCCTTCGGCGGCGGCTGCGTCAACCAAACCAACCTGCATTGCTGGATCGATAGCCTCCCTTTCGGCGGTGTCGGCTATTCCGGCATGGGCAAGTACTACGGAAAAGCCGGCTTCGATGCCCTCAGCAATACCAAAGCGATGCTCATAGGAAACCCCGACCTGGAGCTGGATGTATTTCCGCCATATGCAGGTAAGGATATTGCCAAAAACCTCAGTATATTCGGGTAGTTACTCTTCCCAACAATTAAACTAAAAAAACTAACCTTGAGAAACGGAATCCTGAAAAAATTCGAGCAAAGAAAATATGAGCTATTACTGTTTGCCCTGATACAGCACTTATTCATCAGTATCTTCCTGACAGACCTGGATTTTTATACCCGTGTGATCTGGCCACTGAATATGTTGCTGCTGGGACTGGGCAGCGTTTTTGCTTTTTCCGATGGCCTGAAATGGAAACACTGGTTACGGAATGCTTTGTTTGTGATGGTGCTGGCATTACCGATCGGGATTCCTTTTTTTGGAAAGAATCCTAACTATTTTCAACTCCTGAATATTGCATATGTGGTGTATTTTTCCTTCATTTTTATGGAGGTGCTCCGGTTTCTCGTGAAACCTGGCTATATCAACACAGATATTATTTCAGCCGCCGCCTGCGGATACTTTTTGCTGATAGAGATCTCCGTGTTTCTGTTGCAGTGCTTCGAGTACCAGCACCGGGATGCCTTCAAAGGCATGGATGCGTCTTCTCCGGCGGCGATCTTTACCGACCTGGTCTATTTTTGTTCCATTACTTTCACCAGTATCGGCTTTGGAGATATTACCCCGGCTACGCACGTCACCAAACTCATCACCTCTTTTATCGGCATCGCTGGCCAGTTTTACACCGTTATCCTGGTGGGTATCCTGATCAGTAAATTTTCATCAAAAGATTGATCATATGAATATCTCTACGCATTATAAGCTGAATCATTTTATTCCGTGGACGAGAACGAAGATCTATAAAATGTTGCTGCTGAGCGTAGTGCCTACCTTGCTGTACAGCTTCTTCGGATGGAAATGGCTGGCCATCCCCTGGGTGCCTGTGGCGCTCCTCGGCACTGCAGCTGCTTTCATCTCCGGGTTTAAAAATACGCAAACGTACAACCGCCTGTGGGAAGCGCGACAGGTATACGGTGCTATTATCAATAGCAGCCGGAGTTTTGGCGTGATGGTCCGGGATTTTATCAGGAGCAACGACAAATACTACGAAACAGCCGTACACCAACAAATCATCTATCGTCACTTTGCCTGGCTTACCGCCCTGCGTTTTCAGCTGAGGGAAATTAAAAGCTGGGAAAACGTAAAAACAAAGAGCTATAACAGGGAATACCAGGTTTACTACAAAGTACCGGAATGGGAAAGCTCCCTCGATGAAGAGCTGCTACCATTTCTGCCCGAAGCGGAACGGACGTATATCTTATCCACAAAAAACAGGGCCACCCAGATCCTGGCAGCGCAATCGGCTCAGCTGAAGCAGCTGAATCAGGAAGGGGCGATAGCAGATTTCAATTATGTGGCACTGGAAAATCAGCTGAAAGACCTGTACGATCAACAGGGAAAGTGCGAGCGGCTTAAAAATTTTCCGTACCCGCGGCAGTTTTCCAGCATCAACCTCTATTTTACAAAT
The genomic region above belongs to Chitinophaga sp. 180180018-3 and contains:
- a CDS encoding RagB/SusD family nutrient uptake outer membrane protein, translated to MMKYSLYFRLFLAVAVMSGCSKYLDKTPPDKINSENYWQTANDAVAGINGAYQPLQWPKLYNLRMWTTDIWAGNSITGAGGGTDGIETQDISNFVTATDNAAALDIWRGPAPGILRCNMVLQKVPAIQMDENLKNRVLGEAHFLRANYYFILVRLFGDVPLLTQPQTPQDDLRPVRTSKDKVYELIVQDLTSAIALLPARESYTGADIGRASKGAAAGLLAKVYLTMGNYQKTAELCQQVTTLGYTLNKNYSDNFNPQTKNSLESLFEVQYYGKTNYSFWDNENQASWVSTFMGPRNSNMVAGAYGWNQPTQEFVSAYEPDDKRKNQTVLYNGCPDFDGMKYNATWSVTGYNVRKFLVSKSVSVDYNTNPANWVVLRYADVLLMQAEALNELGQTAAAETPLNAVRARAGLPEVHGLPKDAFREKVLHERRMELAFEGERWFDLVRVKQGQYGLDFLHAIGKVNATSKHLLLPIPQKERDANPNLTQNPGY
- a CDS encoding SusF/SusE family outer membrane protein, translating into MKFILQGLLLVILFSACKKYNETELNKGDSPLQLTATKSKVTLQQKNDGAEAIVFNWTAGSNKGTNAAIAYTLLLDKQGNHFSKAVTQDMGKAAYSRKYTVAELNNLLLQQLGFTADSTGTLEAKIIATVSGSNHATDTTQVLSIQLIPYKAVSTTLYLIGDAAPNGWSADKATPLIADPNEAGRFTWKGNLTAGELKFITTPGKFAPSYNKGSDDAHLFYRTADNQPDDKFKITASGVYTISLSLLDMTISISITDAPPYARLWMLGDAVPTGWDIGAPSPMRVDSSNLWVFSYNEVLKAGEFKIPVATGNFATDYYMPLTNHPALTSTSVQLVKNGTPDNKWQITNPGPYKIKLDIQNNTISVRPFTPYKKIWMVGDATPVGWNINSPQEMTPDASNPYVFSYSGPMNTGEFKFPLSTGDWGCDYFMPVLNGAGPGSTQMKFVPSGSPDFKWKITQAGNYKIVINQLYETISIQKL
- a CDS encoding glycoside hydrolase family 66 protein; translation: MKRIKMTSIFLCAFLAFSSCEKSNPVNDPVTYGASYVLTIHTDKAVYKPGDEINFTLSQPLAGNIKIRYRHGAETIKEETLNGTTWRWTAPAADFKGYMIDLYEITDGREKIHTSVAVDVSSDWSRFPRYGFVASFGKMSTADIGKVIKNLNRHHINGVQFQDWHYKHHMPLAGTPEAPLSLYKDIANRDTYASTIKNYIDAIHGYNMKAIFYNLAYGALSDGGSDGVGEEWYAFKDKNHTTKDVLNLPRPMFKSDIYILNPANTQWQQYIAKRNKDVYAAYAFDGYQIDQLGNRGTLYDYSGNNLDMAGTFKPFIDAMKIAAPDKRLVMNAVTQYGGQPIAQSPVDFLYSEVWTPNESFKDLAGIIQDNDRWSNNTKKTVLAAYMNYNVADGKGFFNTPGVLLMDAVTFAFGASHLELGEHMLGKEYFPNDNLEMKDDLKQAMVRYYDFLVAYENLLRDGGAFNNPVVSCTNGKLAVNAWPPASGQVAVIGREVSNSQVLHLVNFTNANSLNWRDADGTQPAPAVISNADLDVTVNKPVAKVWIASPDNGFGVATSLPFRQTGNTVSFTLPSLQYWDMVVVTYK
- a CDS encoding aldehyde dehydrogenase family protein: MNPFQPVFDKQKEFFYTDTTKGYEWRMQQLNNMEALLKENQDAFCEALKTDFGKPPFEQLFEITVPLGVIKYYKENLEKLMAPEPVEIPKGLEETGNRGVIYKEPYGVTLVIGPFNAPVLLLLDPAIAALAAGNTVILKPANTTPAVAGLFEKLIPQYFQPEAVSAVVGGREQITALLELPFDFIFFTGSSGVGKVVMRAAAENLTPVVLELGGQNPTVVDETANLDIAVDRIAWGHNAISGQWCIAPGYVYVHESIAAEFIEKLKASIRKMYGDDPQQSPDLARMISEHDAERVASYIIPGKVVIGGRYDVKARYVEPTVLYPSSWDDPALQQEIFGPVLPVMVYTDLKEIATIIKRKPKSLAAYIFSKKKENIDYFLNAVSFGGGCVNQTNLHCWIDSLPFGGVGYSGMGKYYGKAGFDALSNTKAMLIGNPDLELDVFPPYAGKDIAKNLSIFG
- a CDS encoding potassium channel family protein, coding for MRNGILKKFEQRKYELLLFALIQHLFISIFLTDLDFYTRVIWPLNMLLLGLGSVFAFSDGLKWKHWLRNALFVMVLALPIGIPFFGKNPNYFQLLNIAYVVYFSFIFMEVLRFLVKPGYINTDIISAAACGYFLLIEISVFLLQCFEYQHRDAFKGMDASSPAAIFTDLVYFCSITFTSIGFGDITPATHVTKLITSFIGIAGQFYTVILVGILISKFSSKD
- a CDS encoding bestrophin family ion channel produces the protein MNISTHYKLNHFIPWTRTKIYKMLLLSVVPTLLYSFFGWKWLAIPWVPVALLGTAAAFISGFKNTQTYNRLWEARQVYGAIINSSRSFGVMVRDFIRSNDKYYETAVHQQIIYRHFAWLTALRFQLREIKSWENVKTKSYNREYQVYYKVPEWESSLDEELLPFLPEAERTYILSTKNRATQILAAQSAQLKQLNQEGAIADFNYVALENQLKDLYDQQGKCERLKNFPYPRQFSSINLYFTNALCFLLPLGFIGEFSKLTDKFGEYIVWLTIPFSVLLGWVFLVLEQIGESTENPFEGGANDIPVTQISRNIEIDLREMLGEKDLPEAIKPVHDIVM